In Saccopteryx leptura isolate mSacLep1 chromosome 11, mSacLep1_pri_phased_curated, whole genome shotgun sequence, the following proteins share a genomic window:
- the LOC136383481 gene encoding octapeptide-repeat protein T2-like, whose protein sequence is MFPGTKSVFERLQSERPLAPRAPSLRRTEQRAGPGTGKGERPAGRWPTWARAERSRNRERGRRRPAGGPRGHGQRGPGTGKGERPAGRWPTGAWAERSRNRERGAPGRPVAHVGTGREVQEQGKGKAPGRPVAHGGMGRESSRAARAGRSSQIVCNTQTARTQSRDNLSIKLSSWDILVC, encoded by the coding sequence atgttcCCAGGAACTAAGTCTGTGTTTGAAAGGCTGCAGTCTGAGAGACCCTTAGCGCCCAGAGCACCGTCACTGAGGCGCACGGAACAGCGAGCAGGTCCAGGAACAGGGAAAGGGGAGCGCCCGGCCGGCCGGTGGCCCACGTGGGCACGGGCAGAGAGGTCCAGGAACAGGGAAAGGGGAAGGCGCCGGCCGGCCGGTGGCCCACGTGGGCACGGGCAGAGAGGTCCAGGAACAGGGAAAGGGGAGCGCCCGGCCGGCCGGTGGCCCACGGGGGCATGGGCAGAGAGGTCCAGGAACAGGGAAAGGGGAGCGCCCGGCCGGCCGGTGGCCCACGTGGGCACGGGCAGAGAGGTCCAGGAACAGGGAAAGGGGAAGGCGCCCGGCCGGCCGGTGGCCCACGGGGGCATGGGCAGAGAGAGCAGTCGCGCAGCTCGAGCAGGGCGGTCGTCTCAAATAGTGTGTAACACACAGACAGCAAGAACACAAAGCAGAGACAATCTCAGCATAAAATTGTCAAGTTGGGACATTCTAGTGTGCTAA